From the Arthrobacter sp. PM3 genome, one window contains:
- a CDS encoding trehalose-6-phosphate synthase yields the protein MEATESADHSAKHTATAGSAEAEAGGTDAADQFDFIVVSNRLPVDRCPDDEPGCEDGWRRSPGGLVTALAPMMTKTDGAWVGWHGAPDETVKPFSHGGIDLIPVQLSTHDIEMFYEGFSNATLWPLYHDVIAPPEFHRAWWDAYRKVNRRFADAVIRHAAEAATIWVQDYQLQLVPKMLREARPDLKIGFFNHIPFPPPEIFAQLPWRRAIIDGLLGADLVGFQRSSDAGNFMRSARRFLGASVKQQQVHVKGADGETTHIARAQSFPISIDVKQISELAKQPEVVERARQIRRDLGNPKTILLGVDRLDYTKGIRHRLKAYEELLEDGRLTVEDATLIQVASPSRERVEQYRLLREEVEGTVGHINGTFDTMQNTAVRYLHHSYPIEEMVALYLAADVMLVTALRDGMNLVAKEYVTARTNNDGALVLSEFAGAADQLKQALLMNPHDIDGLKDTIMKAVHMQPAEASRRMRAMRKQILDHDVDLWSSDFLTALAEKVVRDDS from the coding sequence ATGGAAGCAACGGAAAGCGCCGATCACAGCGCGAAACATACCGCCACGGCGGGGAGCGCCGAAGCGGAGGCAGGCGGCACCGACGCGGCAGACCAATTCGACTTCATCGTCGTGTCCAACCGGCTGCCCGTCGACCGCTGCCCGGACGATGAGCCCGGCTGCGAGGACGGCTGGCGCCGCTCCCCCGGCGGCCTCGTCACGGCCTTGGCGCCCATGATGACCAAGACCGACGGCGCCTGGGTGGGCTGGCACGGCGCCCCGGACGAGACCGTCAAGCCCTTCAGCCACGGCGGTATCGACCTCATCCCGGTGCAGCTGAGCACGCACGACATCGAGATGTTCTACGAGGGCTTCTCCAACGCCACGCTGTGGCCGCTCTACCACGACGTGATCGCCCCGCCGGAGTTCCACCGTGCCTGGTGGGACGCCTACCGGAAGGTCAACAGGCGGTTCGCCGACGCCGTCATCCGCCACGCGGCCGAGGCCGCCACCATCTGGGTGCAGGACTACCAGCTCCAGCTGGTCCCGAAGATGCTCCGGGAGGCGCGGCCGGACCTGAAAATCGGGTTCTTCAACCACATCCCGTTCCCGCCGCCGGAAATCTTCGCGCAGCTCCCCTGGCGGCGGGCGATCATCGACGGCCTGCTCGGCGCCGACCTCGTCGGCTTCCAGCGCAGCAGCGACGCCGGGAACTTCATGCGCTCCGCCCGCCGTTTCCTCGGTGCCAGCGTCAAGCAGCAACAGGTGCACGTCAAGGGCGCCGACGGCGAGACCACCCACATTGCCCGGGCCCAGTCGTTCCCGATTTCCATTGACGTCAAGCAGATCAGCGAGCTGGCGAAGCAGCCGGAGGTGGTCGAGCGCGCCCGGCAGATCCGCCGGGACCTCGGCAACCCCAAGACCATCCTGCTCGGCGTCGACCGACTCGACTACACCAAGGGCATCCGGCACCGGCTCAAGGCGTACGAGGAACTGCTGGAGGACGGCAGGCTCACCGTGGAGGATGCGACCCTGATCCAGGTGGCGAGTCCCAGCCGGGAGCGGGTGGAACAGTACCGCCTGCTGCGTGAAGAGGTCGAGGGCACCGTGGGCCACATCAACGGCACCTTCGACACCATGCAGAACACCGCCGTCCGCTACCTGCACCACAGCTACCCGATCGAGGAAATGGTCGCCCTGTACCTGGCGGCCGACGTCATGCTGGTCACCGCGCTGCGGGACGGCATGAACCTGGTCGCCAAGGAATACGTCACGGCACGGACTAACAACGACGGCGCCTTGGTGCTCAGCGAATTCGCAGGCGCCGCGGACCAGCTCAAGCAGGCACTTCTGATGAACCCGCACGATATCGACGGGCTCAAGGACACCATCATGAAGGCCGTCCACATGCAGCCGGCGGAGGCGTCGCGCCGGATGCGGGCCATGCGCAAGCAGATCCTGGACCACGACGTCGACCTCTGGTCCTCGGACTTCCTGACCGCGCTGGCCGAAAAGGTGGTCCGCGATGACTCCTGA